A stretch of DNA from Streptomyces gobiensis:
CTCATTCCAGGACACCACCCGGTCAAATCGCCCGCGCAGCCGCGCAAACCCGGGCAGGGTGTCGAGGGCGGGGGAGGCCTCGGGGGTGGCGGCGTGGTGGGACACAACGAGGATCCGCTGGCCGGTGCTGGGGAAGAGCCCCGCGTCAAGCGCGGCGGCCAGGGTCGCGGCGGCGCGGAAGGTCGCGGCGGTGAAAAGCTGGGTGCTGGTCGGCGGCAGAGCCATCAGGCCGCCACCTCCGGGCGTCGGCGGAACCGGGAGAACCGGGAGAACCGGTCGCGTCGGTCGAGTCGGCGTAGCCGTGTGGCACGCTCCAGATCCATGGACCCCAGCGCCTCGCTCACCAGAGCCGAGGGCAGCCGTTGCAGCGCGGCGGCGCTCAGCTCCCGGGCCTTGCGGGCGATACGGGGCTCATAGCGGTCGTTCACCAGATGGTGATGGATGATCGCGCAGTAGGTACGGACCGCCTTGGGCAGCAGCGCGTCTGCCTCCCGGTCCCGGGCGGTCTCCTCGATCAGCAGATCGAACGCCCGGATGAAGTCGAGCTGCCGCTCATCGCCGATCTGCGTCAGGGACGAGGACACCCCTCGGCGGTAGAAGACGCCCAGCAGTCCGACCACGGCGAACGACGTGGCCTCACGGTGCAGCCGCCAGATCCATGGCCGCTCCTCCGCGGTCCGCAGACCGTTCCGGAAGTACAGCAGTCCGTCATCCAGCAGCCGGCGGTGGTAGATACCCGCCCAGGCGTAGGAGTAGTCAACGGATGTGGTGCGCCCCGCCGGGAGGATCGCGTCGCGCGGATCCAGTACCGCCCCGCGCCGCCCGTGCGGCGCCCGGGTCACCATGCGGGCGGGGCCGGTGCACCGCACATGGTCCGTACGCAGAAAATCGCAGCTCAGCTCCTCGATCGCGGCGACCAGATCCGGGTAGTAACCGGGGGCCAGCCAGTCATCGCCGTCCAGGAACGTGATGAATTCGCCCCGGGCCGCATCGAGTCCGGTATTGCGTGCGGCCGCGATTCCGCCATTCTGTGGGCGCCGCAGAAGTCTCGCGCCCGGGAGCTCCCGCGCGGCGCGTTCCAGGAGCCCCGTCGTCCCGTCCGTCGAACAGTCGTCGACCAGAATGAACTCATAGTCGTCCCGGGCATTCGCCCGCAGGCTGCGCAGTGCGTCCGGCGCATAGGGGTGCACGTTGTAGAACGGCACAATAATGGAGAGCTTAACCACACGGGGGACGGTAGATGGCCGTTCGGCATGCGGCTTTACTGATTTTCGGCACCTGAGTGAACTCCGCATGTCCCGGCGGTGAACTCCAATGCCTAATGGGCCGGTTGGTCATTCGTCGGTGCGCTGTTAACCGTATGTTGTGCTGGCGTTGGGCCGTGCAGCCACATGGCTTCCTAACGTCTGGGACGTGCCATCACGTACCACTCCGCGGATAGCGGTGCTCGCCGATTCCGACACCCGTTGGAAATGGGGCGCGCTCACCGCTCACCGCCTCGCCCCAGACGCTCAGAACGCCCGGATCGACGGGCTGTTGCTGCGTGGCCGGGCCACACCCACCGCCCGCCAGCTCGACGAGGTCGGAGTGCACGCCGCGTCCCTGCGCGAGGTCACGGCGGCCGAGTTCCTCACCGGGGCGGCGCCGTATGACGTGGTGGTGATCTCCTGCGTGGGCGGCACCGTCCAGGCGATGCTGCACGGTCTGGCGCATGAGTGGCGGGGCCGCACCCGCCGCCCGGTGGTTGTCACCGGATATGTCGGAGTGGTCTACGAAAAGCTTGCCGACGGGCTGCTGCTGCGCAATGGCGCGGATATGGTCCTGGCCAACTCCCGCTATGACGCCGAACGTTTCCGCGAGGTCTACGCGGGCGTCGGCGCCAGCACCGCCCCCGTCGTCGAATGCGCGCTCCCCTTCCTGGGCGGAACGCCGTACGCGTCCTCCGGCGACCGGCCCCACACGGTCACCTTCGCCGTCCAGCCCTCGGTCCCCGCGAGCCGGGCCGACCGGCTCTACCTGCTGCGCCGGGCCGCCGCGCACGCCCATGCGTTCCCTGACCGCGAGGTGCTGATCAAGCTCCGCAGCAAGCCCGGCGAGCAGACCACGCATATCGAGGAGCAGCCGTACCAGAAGCTCGCCGAGCGGCTGCCCGGCGGACTGCCGGACAACTGCCAGCTCGTCTACGGACATATGGGCGACGTCCTCGACCGTACCGACCTGCTGGTCACGGTGAGCTCCACCGCGGCCCTGGAGTCACTGCACCGCGCCATCCCCACCGCCATCCTCACCGACCTCGGCATCCGCGAAGCCCTCGGCAACCACCACTTTCTGGGCTCCGGCTGCCTCACCTCCTGGGACCGGCTCGACGAGGGCCATCTCCCGATGGCCGACCCGGAGTGGACGGCCCGTCAGGGTGTCGCCACCCACGGACCGTATGAAGCCGCCTTCGACACCGCCCGTAAGCGGCTCGCCGAGCTGCTGAGCCGGGACGAACTCCCGCCCATCGCCCCCTACTACACCCCGGTCACCGCCCCCGGCTATCTCCCCGGTGTGCTCGCCCGCCATGGCCTGGGCCCGGACGGCGCGCCCCGCGCGGGCTCCCCGGCCGAGTCCGCATCCGGCCTGCGCCGGGCCGCCCGTGGCGCCGTACGCAAGGTGGCCCGCGGCGCCTACCGGCACGGGGTGCAGCGCGTGGCCCCCGTCATCCGCCGTATGGGGCAGCTGTGACCCCCATCACCCCCGTCATCCAAGGAGCCGCTGTGGCCCCCACCGTCCTCGCCGTGATCCCCGCCCGGGGCGGCTCCAAGGGCGTACCCGCCAAGAACCTCGCCCCGGTCGGCGGTGTCCCGCTGGTCGCCCGCGCGGTACGGGAGTGCCTGGGCGCCCGGCACATCACCGATGTCGCCGTCTCCACCGATGACACCGCCATCGCCGCCGCGGCCCGGGGCGCGGGCGCCGAGGTCATCGAGCGGCCCGCCGACATCGCGGGCGACACCGCCACCAGCGAGGCGGCCGTGCTGCACGCCATGGACGCGCATGAGGCGACGCACGGCAAGCCGGTGGACGTGGTGCTGCTCGTCCAGTGCACCAGCCCGTTCCTGGTCCGGGCGGATGTGGAGGGTGTCGCCGCGGCGGTCGCCGAAGGGGGCGCCGACAGCGCGCTGACGGTGGCGCCCTTCCACGGCTTCCTGTGGCGCGACGCCGAAGGCTCCGGGGCCGCAGGCTCCGGTGGGGGCCACGGCGTCAACCACGACAAGGCGTACCGGCCACGCCGCCAGGACCGCCCGGAGGACCTGCTGGAGACCGGCGCGGCCTATGCCATGGACGCCGCCGGTTTCCGCGCGGCCGGGCACCGCTTCTTCGGCCGCACCGAGCTCGTACGGACCGACCCGGCGCGGGTGCTGGAGGTCGACGACCCGCATGAGCTCGCCCGCGCCCGGGCTCTCGCGCCGCTGCTCGACCAGCACCGTCCGGGTGGCTTGCCCTCCCGCGACGACATCGACGCGGTCGTACTCGACTTCGACGGCACCCAGACCGACGACCGGGTGCTCGTCGACTCCGATGGACGGGAACTCGTCGCCGTACACCGCGGCGATGGCCTCGGTATCGCAGCACTCCGCCGTGCGGGGCTGAAGCTGCTGATCCTGTCCACGGAACAGAATCCGGTCGTCGCCGCACGGGCCCGCAAGCTGGCGCTCCCCGTGCTGCACGGCATCGACCGGAAGGACCTCGCCCTCAAGCAGTGGTGCGAGGAGCAGGGCATCGCGCCGGAGCGCGTGCTCTACGTCGGAAACGACGTCAACGACCTGCCGTGCTTCGGCCTGGTCGGCTGGCCGGTCGCGGTGGCCAGCGCACATGACGTCGTACGCGGCACAGCCCGCGCGGTCACCTCCACCCCCGGAGGCGCCGGCGCCATCCGCGAGATCGCCTCGTGGATTCTCGGTCCCTCTCTCTAACGCTCTAATGAAGAAGGAAGTCCCGCCATCATGACAGTTACTGCCGCTGGCCCCCGTCTTCGCACCCTCGGCTCCAAGACCGCAGGTCCGGGACGTCCGGTCTACATCACCGGCGAGATCGGTATCAACCACAACGGCGAGCTGGACAACGCCTTCGCACTGATCGACGCCGCCGCCGACGCCGGATGTGACGCGGTGAAGTTCCAGAAGCGCACCCCGGAGATCTGCACCCCGCGCGACCAGTGGGACATCGAGCGCGACACCCCCTGGGGCCGGATGACCTACATCGACTACCGGCACCGGGTCGAGTTCGGCGAGGACGAGTACCGCGCCATTGACGAGCACTGCAAGAAGCGCGGCATCGACTGGTTCGCCTCCCCGTGGGACACCGAGGCGGTCGCCTTCCTGGAGAAGTTCGATGTGCCCGCCCACAAGGTGGCCTCTGCCTCCCTCACCGACGATGAGCTGCTGCGGGCCCTGCGCGCGACCGGCCGCACCATCATCCTCTCCACCGGTATGTCCACACCGAAGCAGATCCGGCACGCGGTCGAGGTGCTGGGCAGCGACAACATCCTTCTCTGCCACGCCACCTCCACCTACCCGGCCAAGGCCGAGGAACTGAACCTGCGGATGATCCACACCCTGCAGGCGGAGTTCCCCAATGTCCCGATCGGCTACTCCGGCCACGAGACCGGCCTTCAGACCACCCTCGCGGCGGTCGCCCTCGGCGCCGCCTTCGTGGAGCGGCACATCACCCTCGACCGCGCCATGTGGGGCTCCGACCAGGCCGCCTCCGTTGAGCCGGGTGGTCTGCAGCGGCTGGTGCGTGACATCCGCACCATCGAGTCCTCGCTGGGCGACGGCGTCAAGAAGGTCTACGACAGCGAGCTGGCCCCGATGAAGAAGCTGCGCCGCGTCAAGGGCGTCATCGCGGAGGCCCAGGAGGCCGCAGAGGCCGCAGAGGCCCCCGAGAACACCGCCGACCGCGAGCCCGTCTCGGTCTGACGGATATTCTGACGGATATACGGATACGGATATACGGATACGGCCATCCAGTGACCACAGCCGCCAACGCCCCCGGCCCGCACCAGCTGCGGGCCGGGGGCACCCTGGCCTTCGTAGAGAGCCCCGCCCAGCTGCTCAACGTCCTGGAGTGGGCACACGTCCATGCCGCCGCCCCGGATGCCGGGGGCACCCCCACCCCCACCCCCCTCACTCTGATAGTGCTGCCGCCGCACGACCCCATGACCCGGGGACAGCTGCGCCGGATGGCACAGCTCGCCCGCGACGAGGGGCACACCGTGGAGTGGGCGAAGGCGCGCGGCGGAGCCATGGCCCCGCTCAAGACCGTCAGCTGGCTCGCCCGGCCGCTGCGCCGCGCACAGCGGATCGTCATAGGTGACCCGTTCTCCCGCTATGTCCAGCTCCTGCTGTTCCTCACCCGCGCCCCCGAGATCACCGTGGTGGATGATGGCACCGCGACCATGGAGTTTGTCTCCCAACTCGCCCGGGGGGACAGGCGTTTCGTCCGCTGGCACCGCAAAGGCGCCGGGGGAGTACGGGCCTTGCTCTTCGCGCCGATATCCGCGTCCGCGCGCCGTCGGCTGACCCCGACCGATGTCCGCCGGGTTGAGGTCTTCAGCTCCATGCCAGTGGAAGCACCCGGGCATGTCACCGTCACCGCCAATGACTTCGCATGGACGCGGGCCCGCTTTGGCCCGCCCCGGCTCACCCGAGGCACTGACCTGGTGGGAACGTCCCTGGTGGAGACGGGAGTTGTGGACGGTGACCGCTATCTGAAGGCCGTCACCTCGCTCGCCCGTACCCACGGCGCCACCCGCTACTTCGCCCATCGCCGGGAGAGCGCGGACAAGCTGCGCCGGGTCGCCACCGAGGCGGGCCTTGAGGTCGTACGCCCCGATCTGCCCCTTGAGCTGGTCGCCCGCCGTGGCCCTATTGGTCGTATGATCCTCAGCTTCCCGTCTACCGTGGTACACACCCTGCCGCTGGCTCTCGCGGGCACCGAGGTGAAGGTCGCCGTCTGCGATGTGGACCCGGCCTGGCTGACCGAGGGCGCCGCACCACGTGCCCAGGGGTTCCTCTCCTCGGTCACCGGCAGCGCCCGTGATGTGCACCGGCTGGCGTCCGTACCGGCCACACCCGTGACTTTGTGAACCTCTGGGCATACCCAGCTGAGTATGGACGTATGCGCCGGGTGGATATTAAATTTTCGCCTGTGTGGATTAACTTTCCTTGATCGATGCCCAGTTGCGGCCCAACTGGGCATACGCTCGGTTGGGTGAGCCAACTGCTGTCGCCAGAGTCCAGCACCCGGACCGCCGATGAGACGCCCCTGCCCGGCACCCTCCCGGAGGCGCTCCGTGCTGAACTCATCGCCTTCCGCCGGGACTTGCATATGCACCCGGAGCTGGGCAACCAGGAGTTCCGTACCACCGCAGCCATCAAGGCCCGCCTTGAGCAGGCGGGGCTACGCCCCCGGGCGCTTGACTGCGGTACCGGGCTGATCTGTGATATTCACCCCCGCTCCACCGACGGCTGGGACGGCTTCCGGCCGATGCTCGCGCTGCGCGCCGACATCGACGCGCTCCCCATCCCGGACACCAAGACGGTGCCCTACCGCTCCACGGTCCCCGACCGGGCACACGCCTGTGGCCATGATGTGCACACCACCACCGTCCTCGGCGCCGGGCTCGTCCTCGCCGAGCTGGCCCGTACGGACCGGCTCCCGCACTCTGTACGGCTGATCTTCCAGCCCGCCGAGGAGGTCCTGCCCGGCGGCGCCACCGACGCGATCGAGAGCGGGGCGCTGGACGGCGTCGGCCGGATCATCGCCGTGCACTGCGACCCCCGGGTCGACGCGGGCAAGATCGGACTACGCCCTGGCCCGATCACCTCCGCCTGCGACCGCCTGGAGATCACCCTCGCCGGTGCGGGCGGCCACACCGCCCGCCCGCACCTCACCACCGACCTGGTCACGGCCACCGCCAAGCTGGTCACCGAGGTCCCCGCGCTGCTCTCCCGCCGCGTCGACACCCGCTCCGGGCTGGCCCTGACCTGGGGCCGCGTCGTCTCCGGCCACGCCTGCAACGTCATTCCGCAGCATGCCGAGCTCTCCGGCACCGTCCGCTGCCTCGATCTCGCCGGCTGGCGGGCCGCCCCGGACCTGGTGCACGCCGCCGTCGATGAGATCGCGACCCTGTATGGGGCGAAGTCCGAGATCAGCTACCACCGTGGCGTCCCGCCCGTCGTCAACGAGGTCAGTACGACGGAGCTGCTGCGCGACGCCATGGCCGTCCGGCGGGGGCCGCACGCGCTGGAGTCCACCGAGCAGAGCCTCGGCGGCGAGGACTTCTCCTGGTACCTGGAGCATGTCCCCGGCGCCATGGCCCGCCTCGGCGTCCGCTCCCCGGGGGATCACACGCCCCGCGATATCCATCAGGGCGACTTTGACGCGGATGAGAGCGCGATCGCGGTAGGCGTAGAGCTCTTCACCGCAGCCGCACTGCTGGGCACCCCTTCTTAACGGCGCCCGCCCCTTCTTGACGGCGCCCACCCCTTCTTAACGGCGCCCTCGCACCTCTCGGCCCCTGGGGGCCTCGAGGGCTTCGGGCCGCCTGCGCCGGACTCCGTCCGCCGGGTGGTGGCTGGGCGCCGTTGCCGACGGTAGGGATTCCCCTAACCCGGCCCCTTCCCGAAACGGGGGGCTCCGCCCCCCAGACCCCCGAGGTGTTGTGAGCACCCGCCCACCCCGTGTTGTGGGCACTCGCAGCCCCGCGAGGGGCTGTGGGTGGGCACAACACCGGCCACCGGCCCGCACCGGGCCACCCCCGGGGCCCCGGGGCGCAGCCCCGGTTTCCGGGAAGGGGCGGGAATTGGGGAACACCCACCCACGGCACCCCAGGAGCCCAGGCGGAGCCCCGCCCCGCGGCGGAGCCGCGTACCGGCACAGCCGGGAAGGGGAGGGATACAGGGAAACCCACCACGGCACCCACCCCCTGGGCGGAGCCCCGCGAGGGGCGGAACGGGTGGGCACCGAAGCCGCACCGGCCACCCCGGGGGCCCCGGGGCGAAGCCCCGGTTTCCGGGAAGGGGCGGGAATTGGGGAACCCCACCCCGGCACCCCCGGCAGCCGGGAGGACCCCCGCCCCGCGGCGCAGCCGCACACCGGCACAGCCGGCCCCCACCCGCCGCCCGGCAGCGCAGAACGTACCGGCCCGCACACACCCCGTGCGTGGCTGAAACCCTTCGTTAACACCGAAACGGTAACGGAGGCCAGCTACCCCTTTACCTGACATCTACGCGCGTTACTCTGAGCCCGAAGCCAGCGCCGGAAGAGGCGCTTCCGAGAGTCGAAGGAGACCTCCTCTTGCGTCGGGTTACCAAGCTTGCCGCCGCGGTCACCGCCACCGCGGCCCTCGCACTCACCACCGCCGCGTGCGGTCAGAGCTCCACCGAGACCGATGGCGACAAGGGCGTCGGCCTCGCCTTCGATGTCGGCGGCCGTGATGACCACTCCTTCAACGAAGCCGCGGCCCGCGGCTTCGACAAGGCCAAGAAGGAGCTGGGTGTCGGCGGCAAGGAGATGACCGCCGGCAACAATGAGACCGAGGCGACCCGTGAGCAGCGCCTCACGTCCCTCGCCGAGGCGGGTTACAACCCGGTGATCGGCGTTGGTTTCGCCTACGGCAAGTCGATCAACAAGGTCGCGAAGGACTACCCCAACGTCACCTTCGCCGTCGTCGACAGCCCCTCCCAGGAGAAGAACGTCGCGGGCCTCCAGTTCGCCGAGCACGAGTCCTCCTACCTGGCCGGTGTCGCCGCCGCCCTGAAGACCAAGACCGACCGGGTCGGCTTCATCGGCGGTGTTAACAACGCGCTGATCCAGAAGTTCCAGGCGGGCTTCGAGCAGGGCGTCAAGGACACCAACCCCAAGATCAAGGTCACCTCGGAGTACATCGAGGAGAGCAACGACAGCGGGTTCAACAACCCCAGCGCCGGTAAGCAGAAGGCCTCCGGCATGCTGGACCGCAACATCGACGTGATCTACACCGCGGCCGGCGGGTCCGGTACCGGCGCGATCGAGGCGATCAGCAAGCATGGCGATGCCTGGGCGATCGGGGTCGACTCCGACCAGTACAAGCAGCCGGGTCTGGCCAAGTACAAGGACGCGATCCTGACCTCGGCCATCAAGAACGTCGACGTCGCGGTCTTCGACCTGGTCAAGAGCGTCGAGGACGGTGAGCCGATCACCGGCGACCGGGAGTACGCCCTCAAGGACAACGGCGTCTCGCTGTCCACCTCGGGCGGCTTCATCGACGACATCCAGGACGAGATCGACGCGGCCAAGAAGCAGATCATCGACGGAAAGATCAAGGTCAAGAGCACCGTGAACGGCTGATCCCGTAGACGGTACGGCCCGGGCTCGGCAGAAGCTCCGCGCTTCTGCCGAGCCCGCCTCTAGCCCCGGACGCTACGCGCGTAGCACCCCCCGCTACCCCGTCCCGTCCCCAGCAGCGCGATAACGTCGCCTTCCTCACACCCACCTCTACCGCCCCACTCCTTAGCCCCGAGGAGAGTGCGCCATCAAAGCGTCCAGCAGCAGCCCCCCGGCCGACAGCGGCACTCCCGCGGTCGAGCTCCACGGGATCACCAAGCGGTTCCCGGGTGTCGTAGCCAACCACGACATCGACATCACCGTCCGCCGTGGCACCGTGCACGCGCTCGTCGGTGAGAACGGTGCCGGTAAGTCGACCCTGATGAAGATCCTCTACGGCATGCAGAAGCCGGACGAGGGCACCATCACCCTCGACGGCGAACAGGTCTCCCTGCACAGCCCCGCCGACGCCATCGCGCGCGGCATCGGCATGGTGCACCAGCACTTCATGCTTGCCGACAACCTCACGGTCCTGGAGAACGTCGCGCTGGGAGCCGAGAAGCTGTACGGCATCAGCGGTGCGGCCCGTAAGAAGATCAAGGAGCTCTCCGACGCCTACCACCT
This window harbors:
- a CDS encoding glycosyltransferase family 2 protein is translated as MVKLSIIVPFYNVHPYAPDALRSLRANARDDYEFILVDDCSTDGTTGLLERAARELPGARLLRRPQNGGIAAARNTGLDAARGEFITFLDGDDWLAPGYYPDLVAAIEELSCDFLRTDHVRCTGPARMVTRAPHGRRGAVLDPRDAILPAGRTTSVDYSYAWAGIYHRRLLDDGLLYFRNGLRTAEERPWIWRLHREATSFAVVGLLGVFYRRGVSSSLTQIGDERQLDFIRAFDLLIEETARDREADALLPKAVRTYCAIIHHHLVNDRYEPRIARKARELSAAALQRLPSALVSEALGSMDLERATRLRRLDRRDRFSRFSRFRRRPEVAA
- a CDS encoding DUF6716 putative glycosyltransferase, encoding MPSRTTPRIAVLADSDTRWKWGALTAHRLAPDAQNARIDGLLLRGRATPTARQLDEVGVHAASLREVTAAEFLTGAAPYDVVVISCVGGTVQAMLHGLAHEWRGRTRRPVVVTGYVGVVYEKLADGLLLRNGADMVLANSRYDAERFREVYAGVGASTAPVVECALPFLGGTPYASSGDRPHTVTFAVQPSVPASRADRLYLLRRAAAHAHAFPDREVLIKLRSKPGEQTTHIEEQPYQKLAERLPGGLPDNCQLVYGHMGDVLDRTDLLVTVSSTAALESLHRAIPTAILTDLGIREALGNHHFLGSGCLTSWDRLDEGHLPMADPEWTARQGVATHGPYEAAFDTARKRLAELLSRDELPPIAPYYTPVTAPGYLPGVLARHGLGPDGAPRAGSPAESASGLRRAARGAVRKVARGAYRHGVQRVAPVIRRMGQL
- a CDS encoding acylneuraminate cytidylyltransferase, which translates into the protein MAPTVLAVIPARGGSKGVPAKNLAPVGGVPLVARAVRECLGARHITDVAVSTDDTAIAAAARGAGAEVIERPADIAGDTATSEAAVLHAMDAHEATHGKPVDVVLLVQCTSPFLVRADVEGVAAAVAEGGADSALTVAPFHGFLWRDAEGSGAAGSGGGHGVNHDKAYRPRRQDRPEDLLETGAAYAMDAAGFRAAGHRFFGRTELVRTDPARVLEVDDPHELARARALAPLLDQHRPGGLPSRDDIDAVVLDFDGTQTDDRVLVDSDGRELVAVHRGDGLGIAALRRAGLKLLILSTEQNPVVAARARKLALPVLHGIDRKDLALKQWCEEQGIAPERVLYVGNDVNDLPCFGLVGWPVAVASAHDVVRGTARAVTSTPGGAGAIREIASWILGPSL
- a CDS encoding N-acetylneuraminate synthase family protein; amino-acid sequence: MTVTAAGPRLRTLGSKTAGPGRPVYITGEIGINHNGELDNAFALIDAAADAGCDAVKFQKRTPEICTPRDQWDIERDTPWGRMTYIDYRHRVEFGEDEYRAIDEHCKKRGIDWFASPWDTEAVAFLEKFDVPAHKVASASLTDDELLRALRATGRTIILSTGMSTPKQIRHAVEVLGSDNILLCHATSTYPAKAEELNLRMIHTLQAEFPNVPIGYSGHETGLQTTLAAVALGAAFVERHITLDRAMWGSDQAASVEPGGLQRLVRDIRTIESSLGDGVKKVYDSELAPMKKLRRVKGVIAEAQEAAEAAEAPENTADREPVSV
- a CDS encoding amidohydrolase produces the protein MSQLLSPESSTRTADETPLPGTLPEALRAELIAFRRDLHMHPELGNQEFRTTAAIKARLEQAGLRPRALDCGTGLICDIHPRSTDGWDGFRPMLALRADIDALPIPDTKTVPYRSTVPDRAHACGHDVHTTTVLGAGLVLAELARTDRLPHSVRLIFQPAEEVLPGGATDAIESGALDGVGRIIAVHCDPRVDAGKIGLRPGPITSACDRLEITLAGAGGHTARPHLTTDLVTATAKLVTEVPALLSRRVDTRSGLALTWGRVVSGHACNVIPQHAELSGTVRCLDLAGWRAAPDLVHAAVDEIATLYGAKSEISYHRGVPPVVNEVSTTELLRDAMAVRRGPHALESTEQSLGGEDFSWYLEHVPGAMARLGVRSPGDHTPRDIHQGDFDADESAIAVGVELFTAAALLGTPS
- a CDS encoding BMP family lipoprotein; the protein is MRRVTKLAAAVTATAALALTTAACGQSSTETDGDKGVGLAFDVGGRDDHSFNEAAARGFDKAKKELGVGGKEMTAGNNETEATREQRLTSLAEAGYNPVIGVGFAYGKSINKVAKDYPNVTFAVVDSPSQEKNVAGLQFAEHESSYLAGVAAALKTKTDRVGFIGGVNNALIQKFQAGFEQGVKDTNPKIKVTSEYIEESNDSGFNNPSAGKQKASGMLDRNIDVIYTAAGGSGTGAIEAISKHGDAWAIGVDSDQYKQPGLAKYKDAILTSAIKNVDVAVFDLVKSVEDGEPITGDREYALKDNGVSLSTSGGFIDDIQDEIDAAKKQIIDGKIKVKSTVNG